In the genome of Brienomyrus brachyistius isolate T26 chromosome 17, BBRACH_0.4, whole genome shotgun sequence, one region contains:
- the LOC125712397 gene encoding uncharacterized protein LOC125712397, producing the protein MSMKHLYKVPFERNSDGVKELRHQYVQRILELEAREPLHTFVYLDEAGFNLAKGRRHGRNHIGERATIDVPGQRGGNITMCAAISENGVHTHIPRIGAYNTQHLLAFLDALYRDLIPQNERDDPGDNRTMYVVVWDNVSFHHSAVVRQWFAAHDRMLMEFLPPYTPFLNPIEEFFSSWRWKVYDRHPQTQMTLLAAMDAACDDITAESCRGWIRHSRRYFPRCIDRADIRCDVDANMWADRRERLDIND; encoded by the exons ATGTCCATGAAGCATTTGTACAAAGTACCATTTGAACGGAACAGTGATGGAGTGAAGGAGCTCCGTCACCAGTATGTACAG CGTATCCTGGAATTGGAGGCCAGGGAACCCCTGCACACGTTTGTATATCTTGACGAAGCGGGATTCAATCTCGCAAAAGGCAGACGGCATGGACGAAATCACATTGGAGAAAGAGCCACCATTGATGTCCCAGGCCAACGAGGAGgaaatattacaatgtgtgcaGCCATCTCAGAAAATGGCGTTCACACCCATATTCCTCGTATTGGTGCATACAATACACAACACCTGTTGGCTTTTCTGGATGCTCTTTATAGGGACCTAATCCCACAAAATGAAAGGGATGATCCTGGTGACAATCGGACAATGTATGTAGTGGTTTGGGATAATGTTAGCTTCCATCACTCTGCTGTAGTCAGGCAGTGGTTTGCAGCACACGACAGGATGCTTATGGAGTTTCTTCCTCCTTATACTCCATTCCTAAATCCAATTGAGGAGTTTTTCTCTTCCTGGAGGTGGAAGGTATATGACAGGCATCCACAAACCCAAATGACCCTGCTAGCAGCTATGGATGCAGcttgtgatgacatcacagcagaGTCCTGCAGAGGGTGGATTCGACACTCCAGAAGATACTTTCCCCGATGCATCGATAGAGCTGACATTCGCTGTGACGTTGATGCAAATATGTGGGCAGACAGACGGGAGCGTCTAGATATCAATGattga